The stretch of DNA atattcctttcaaataaaaaataaaaaaatcacatgTGTTTATCTTTATACGATTTGGTCCTATATATTTTAAGAATTGAGTCGTAGTCATGTAAATTTTTCACAATTTTTGTcgtttattttataattttagtcatttttcaatGAGAGTCTTTACATGACACTAGATATATCGATGTCACATAAGTGTCAAGcggaaaaaaaaacaataagcttctgaatataaacaaatatagaAGACTAACACCGAAATTAGATAATATAAGATCAAAATCACGTAAAGACCAATATAAATAACCATAAATGTAGTTTTCTCGTTAAAAAAACTTAAGAAATCCAAATAGACTGTTTGAAATTTTTGAGTCCAATTAACATATCCTATATCATACTCATTggaaaaattatagaaaatcttGATCAGCACCTCCCGTGGAACCATTTTAGATAGGCTTTTATATGCCACCGTATACCATATTTGGATGGCGAGTAACGCTAAAATGTCTGATTCTTGCATGAACCTCGATAGAATTTTCATGTATATAAACAATTTATATCCTTACGAGGATACAATTGTTTGAGTGATTTGATTTTAGATGGTTGAATTATCCACATGTACGTCAAGTGTatttgtacctttgtgtatgTGTTCCAATTTTGATTtcacgatttttttttgttaaaaataaaattgtattttcaaATTAAAGAGTGAActcataataaaatataagaaattcACATGATTTAATAATCGCGAGATATCGGAACGAGATGTCaacacaattttattttattttgttaaaaataaaattgggaAGAGAACGATGTGCTATAAAAGGCAGCAACCAAATCTCCTCTACATTTACATTGGCGTTTAGGCACGATGTAAAATCACATAGCAGAAGGCTGGTAAACACTAAACATGAAGACACAAACTCAATCCTATGAGAAGTATTCACAAGCCCCATTGGATCCATCCTTTCAACTTAACAATTTCTACCTTACCATCAAGTAAATTTActgaaattttgataaattgagGCCGGTTCTATTCAAACACCCCGAACAATAAATACATCAAAAACACATGCAACCGTAAACCCTCACCACAAGGAATAAAATAGTGCAAAGCAATCGAACCGTAACAAAGCCTTCATCCTTCCCTCAGGCAACACAAAGGTTTCAAGCATTAGTTCAGAGATATGCAGATTTACCGTGTTCAAAAATCCGTTGTTTAAGAGATCAAACCTCAATCTGTTAAACCAAAAGTCATCACTATATTCAATCGACAGACATCAATCTGTTAAACCAAAACTCGTCTCTATATTCAATCTATCATGCACTAAAATGCCTAACACTCCGACCATGTTGTACAATTTCCTCACATGACAGTTAAAAACCGAAAAGACAAGTAATGAAGCCACCATAAAGATAATAGTTCATACTTCTGTGGAGAGTTAAGCTGTACCTGATCATTTCATGTCGATTCTACAGTCAAGTAAAGCTAATCCAAGCTAGTTAATTCAATTAGACAAGCCAAATCCATACAGGTGGATAAAACTGTACAAAAAATGGGAATCTAACAACAGCCATATCTACAACAGGAGACAAATAAAAAAGCTTCAACTTTctaaaaatcaaagttttcctCCTAAAAATACACTACATTCTCCCAGATTAGTTACACACATTCTCCCAGGAGCCTTGAACCAACCAGCCACGGacaggaaaaaaaattcaaatgtaCAGGAAATAAATTAAAGCTAGATTAAAAGAATACAAACACAGTTTCAAAATGCAATTGTTAAGAATCCATAACATTAATAAAAACCGGCTAAGAAGTGTTGCATCACAAAACATAGGACTGTCTGTttcatttaaattataaaatgaaatccaaaGGAGACAAAAACATAATCTTAAGAAGGGGAAGGTAAGATAGAAACGGCGTCGCTCAGAATCCGAGCTTGGTACGGCGCCAATGGCGGCGCTTGGCGTTGTAGCGGATGGTGTTGTCAGTACGCATACGGATCCAGTACGGGATAGGCCTGTTCTGCCTCTGTTTCTTCGCCAATTTCTTCTTTATCATGAACGTTTTGTGGGACGGCTGCTCATACAATCACGCACACAATATATTCATTCAAACAAGTACAAAGACATTCATTTGTAAGCGTGAAATTCATTTGTAAGCGTAAATAGAGAAAGGGAGAAATATAACCGCACCATCTTGATCTCCAGTGGCAAGAAGCTCTCTGCTCTAGGGTTTCGGCTGgatgaaatttgatttttggATTTAGCTCTGTGCGGCTGCTGTATAAACCCTAACCCTGACAAAGAAATTTAGTATATAATTTCAGAGGCCCCCCCATTTGGCGTAAAATTAACGTGAACTACCTTAAAGTCGTGAAATTACAGTTTAACCCCGAAATATATTAATAAGACAACACCACTCTTCAGCTTCTCTTAACCGTAAAATCTGAAATTATGCAACTATTAATAGATATATGACtatgtatgtatataaattataatcattaataaattgattttatttgtaaattatttttatagtttttaattattatttgaataaagataattcaaatatattaaatatgagATTCACAGTGACAGTAcgtgaatttttaaattttttaagtgAATTAGATATTGAATATGATTATTAAGAATGTGATAAATAACAATCTTgtgatgaattgacaaaattgtcCTTCCATTTTTGTGGTGGTTGTTATCGGCTGACGGTGTGATTGTCGGCCGGAGGAGGGGATGATCGACAGCGGCGGCGGCTGTCGGCGTCGGGTGATGGTCGGCGGGGGTCGGAGGGGGTGATCGACGTCAGGAGGCGGCGGTGACGTTCGGCGGCATCGGGCGACGGCTGGCGACGGGCGGCAGGGGTCAGCCCGCGGGGGGGTGGTCGGGGGGCGGTCAGTGGGTGGAAGTGGTGGTgtggtgagtttggatttaggagaagaataaaattgaaaaaataggaTGAATTAACAGTATGATAACTAATCATAGGGTACGAGAAGTGATTATTTTATCTCAATTAATATAATCTAATCATTCATATGAAAGATTAActtgattaaataaaaatcaacaaaagataaattgaattaaaaattcataaacccaCTTTATCATCCGCCCAACCTATGTTTTAAGTTAAAACACGTATTATTAGCGAAGCCTTTTCGCGACACAATCCCGGAATTAGGGTTTAGGTTCATCCCTCTTTCTTATCTCATTGCTTTTCTTCTCTTCACCATCGGATCTCTCTAGGGTTCCCAATCTAAGATTTCAGAGAATGGCGACGGTTGTCCCCACATCAGAAGAAGATCCTGCCCTCTCCGTCGTTCGTTTTACTGCCGAGTTGTCATGGGGTGATGCAGGTCCCGAGGTAATAGTTACACAAAGATTTATCGGCGCATTAAATAATGCAGGTTTTTGTGGAGATGTATATGGATGTTTGGTGATTGTAGTTGATATTTGGTTATCGTCTGTGAcgaatttttatgtaattttgatGTCTGTGTCGAAAGGTGGCGGAGGGTCAGGTCAGTAGATTATTGGCGGAAGCTGGAGAATGTATGGTTGAAAATCGGTGGTTGGATTTAGCTTCGTTGATGCTTACCTCTGCTGATGTGATCTTCTCGAAAGCTTCTGAAAAAGGTGATATAATTCGCATTGGATGAGTCTCTTTAGTTGTCACTTGAATGGTTCTGAAGTTTTAATAACTATGTGCTGTGTTGGTCCAGTTTTCCATTCTTTGTTAGGATAATATTAATGCCCAGTTTGCAATTGAAATGagttaaatcataaaagaaaatcttgtgtaaaaataataaattttcacAGTTAGATGTTGATGTGATGTGTTTCTTTGGTCATTCTGATTGAATTATGTGAATTTCTCTTCGAGGTATGTGTTTTTTTGTTCTTCCTGGCTAGTTTTTGAATATGCTCTGATCATTAATATAGCAGTTGTAGTATGTTTTtattctaaaaatatttttggtatgTTAGATGTTTCTGGCTGGCTTCTAATTAATTTCATTTTAGATCTTGAATGCATATATATTGTCATATGCAACCTTGTTAAGAAGCCTGATAGTCTTGGTCGAGCGCATGAGATGGCTGAGCTCATATCAACCAAGCTTACTCAACAGCCAAACAATAAGCCTGAACTGCGCCTGAAGATGTAATATAACTATTTTCAATTAATCATCAAGATCCTAGCATCTTATAACTGCTGTCTAACATCTTCCATTATATAGTCTATTCAACCTCTACAACCTATTGGAGAACCCGTATAGCAGATTCTTTGTGTATATGAAGGCACTTAGTTTGGCAGTTAGTGGTAATACTACAGAACATGTTGTTCCATCTTTCAAGAAGATGGATAGTTTTCTCAGGGAGTGGAATCTTGGGGCGAAGGACCAGAGAGTTCTCTTTCTCACCGTTTCTAATATATTGAAGGAGACTAAGAGGTAAGTGATTCGATTTGTACACTTTTGCATTATCTTTTTCTATACAAAGGACGTATTCATCATGTGATGATCAAACAAAATTCCTGTCTTTCCAGTACTGCAAGAGACTCGTTTAAATTTCTTGTCAAGTATCTGGCTACTTTTTCTGGCGAAGATGCCTCAACTCTTAATGAGGCTAAGCAAGAAGCTGTTCGAGCTATTATTGAGTTTGTTAAGGCACCTGATATGTTTCAGGTAAAAGTTTGCTTGATTTCAGTTGTGAAAGTTATAAACTTTCTTCCATCTTTTTGTGCTTTTGATCTTGATTGTGTTCCTAATTATGTTGGTAGAATATATCGTGGATGTCGTTACTTGGTTGCGATGTCTTCTGGCTGCTCATGTGTATTTCTTATGCAAGAATTGTTTGGTTTTACCTTGTATCATCATTGAAGTAAAGTGccaattgaaattttttattatgagaCAAACAAAGTTCTTCTCTTGGTGCGAATAATGGAACAAGTTGAtccttttaaattttaatcataATAAACATTGCCTGGATGTGCTGTTATTGATACAAAAATCAATGAACTTCAGGTTACCAACTTTGAGCCCTACCTTGAGAACATTAATGACAATCTCTCAGcagatattaaattttttatttccagaaataaaaaataagagtGTTACAAGCTTCAACATCTGTGGTTCTCTTTCCTGTTCCTTGCAATGAGCACGACGCTGCTTTTTCCCCCTATCCCTCTTAAGAGATCTGCTGATGAATGAACATTAAATATAAGCAGCACTGAAGCAGCTCTGAGTTTAGTCTTGTTAGTCTGGGTTAAAGCAATTCTGTTCACTTTTGTGTCTAAGGTGGTTGCCAAACATTATTCTCCCGAACAATTTTTCCAGTGTTTTGTTAATTTAAGCATGTGTCTGCAATACATACTCACTTCATTGTCTGTCCCTTAGGTATGATATGATTCTATTTTTGGTTTACCGGTTTTTGTTATTCTCTGCATAACGCATCTCAATGTTTCTTAACACATCTCAATGTGGCTTTTTTATTAGCAAGCATTTATTTTGGCCTTCTCAATTTCCTTATTCTATTTTGTGCACCAGAGTGATTTGCAAGATATGCCAGCTGTGGTTCAGCTGGAGAAAGATGCTAAATATTCCACGGTGTATCAACTTTTAAAAATCTTTGTGACTCAGAGGCTGGATGCATATTTGAATTTTCATGCGACAAATCCCACTTTACTTACAAGCTATGGTGAGTTATCGCTTGTCTTTCTTGCATTCGAACTATTACATGCTTTAAGCCTCATTCAGTAGGTTTGTTCAACTTAGTGGCAATGCTTCAACGCTCTTCAGGTACTTAATGTTTCTATGGTATGGTGTAGGTCTGGTGCATGAGGATTGTGTTACGAAGATGAGGTTGCTATCCTTGGTTGATCTTAGCACTGATGAATCTGGTCGTGTTCCTTATCCATTGATTAAGGACACACTGAAGGTAATGCCTTTTCTTTCCGCGTGTGGGCATAACTTCTAATTTACATCTCTATATATTTCTGTGCTTCGTGGCTTTCTTAGATTGAAGGCAATGAGGTCGAGCCATGGGTTGTGAAGGCAATAACAGCAAAATTGATGGACTGCAGGATTGATCAGATGAACCAAGTAGTCATCGTGAGGTACGTAATATACTTGTTAGatgtatatgatttaaattgctaTGAAAAGCGTCTACAAGTTGTATTATTGTATTGCAGCCGCTATGCTGAACGTGATTTTGGACATCAGCAATGGAAAGTGCTTAGATCAAAGCTTGGAGCATGGCGGGTAGGATTTCACTCTGGCATTTCTagtttgattatataaatagcTGAATCAGAGATCGTGCACTCTTTAATATcaaaccaattttttttaaaaataaagatcAAACAGTTTTATTTGTTATATATTACATCGGGTTTTCTGACTGATTTAaatgtcaaattttttttagggACACATTTCTAATGTGATTACTACCATCCAAGCGAATAACATAACCGAAAATGGCACTCAAGCAGTGCAGGGCTTGGCGATTCGCTGAGGCTTTTATTCTTGCCCTATTTTAATTTGATATGAGTCAAATTGTATTGTCAGTCACACAAAGGTCTGATCCCCCAGAATCTCGACCTCAGGCAAGTCACATTGCTCTAATTTTAGTCGAGTTTTTATCAAAGGTGTTTTTGTAACCGAATAtgacatgttttattttaataaatatttattgaagAGCCACATGAATTCTATATTTGTTGACGCCGCACCCTTCATATGACCTTTCACTAGATTGTCCTGGTTTTCATTTTTTCCCCTTGCGGTGCAAGTGTTTAAATATATGAACCAGGCATCTTCTTACGTGCAAATAATGTCGTTTtcctggtttttttttttttttttattgcgacgagtatattttttataatgacATTGTGAATATCGGATGAAATTAGGGTGAACCCGAGAATTTAATGGGGGTGAGTGCTGTAATTTACGCTAGTGAACATTCGTTGCCTGTGTATATAATgtgatatataaatattatgtatatataatGACAGTATAAAATATATTCATTTGGATAagttatattttcataaaattttgaaaacaaaagGATAAttagaaaaaatgaaaaattgggTAAAATATATGGAGATTGTCGGGGAGGATACAGGGATAGTGGAGAAGATAAAATATTGTTAGGaaagttaatttaagtttaaaatggaTTGCTGATATTATAATAATGTTATCTATAAATCGAATTGATGAAATTCTAATGAGTGGGTCTTTTGTGAaatgatctcacgaatttttatctgtgagacgagtcaatcttatagatattcacaataaaaagcaatactcttagcataaaaagtaataatttttcatggatgacccaaataagatatctgtatcacaaaatacgacctgtgatatcgtctcacagaAATTTTTGCCAATTCTAAATCCATGAATTCAAAATCCAATTCTTCCTCTAAATCCAAATCCATTTTTTAAGCATTAAAACACACTGTAATCGAGAgctgcttttatatttgttttgttgttttaatttcttatttctcAAGAAACTCTCTCGATTGCTTTTATGTTTTTCATTTTAGAATGTTCCTCGAGACCAAGGATGTGAACATATTTGAGAGAGAGTCAAAATTTTTCACGTCCTTTAACTATCGATCACTATATTTATTAGTCAACTATTAAGAACCGGTATATCGACTAACAACTaccataaataaattattaattatgcTAATTAATCAACAGTAAGTAAAAAATCACGTACATTAGTTGGCATTAATCAGAGGATTTTTCTCCCTCGACCAAGTGCTGATTGTTAATTTGTTATCCCTTTCCTCTGaaattgtgttcttgagattCTGTGATTTGCAGGAAAGCGCCATATATAATCATCAAACTTTGGGATCAATTGGCTAACCCCAATATTTAAGGTTGGATCCAAATCCAAATTCCTTTTACACCAAAACTGGCTCGTTGTAATATAAATGTTTTGGACAGTGGACAAGAAAATATTGGACCTAAAAAAGCCCAAACATGTATTGGGCCTTATTTAGAAACCAAAAATCAACACtaaatttgacataaaaatgccCAAACATGTATTGGGCCTTATTTAGAAACCAAAAATCAAAACACAAAAAAAcacgccgttgccggggatcgAACCCGGGTCACCCGCGTGACAGGCGGGAATACTCACCACTATACTACAACGACTTCGTTGTTCAGACATTGTGAAGTTAACAATGTATAAAATAAACTACATGAAATCATGTCTTCCGGGTTGGAAGATAAGGCTGTGAAGAAAGAAGCGAAGGAAGAAACAACGAAAGATGTTCGAAAACATAACAGCGTCTGAAATTGCAGGCTATGCTGTGGGGGCTCTCATGCTTTCCGCTACCATTTCTGCTCCTAAAATCGATTCCTTTATTGCCTCTTCCCAGCGAAGGTACTCCACACCGAAACCCTTTTATCTCTTCGAATCACGAGTTGGAAATTTGGagattttcctttctttttttctttttctgggTTATGATTCCAGTTCCTGCAAGCTTGATTGATTGGCTGAAAACCTACTCCAGATTTGAATCTTGTGTCAAGTTTACTTTCTTTTGGTTTTGATTGCATCTGTTTACACCTGGGGAAACAAAGTTCCTGTCATGTTGAAATCGTTCAATATCAAGCATACGAATGTAGAGTTTTGAATTAAATTGAAGGGATTGTCCCGGTTCAATTTTCAGAGATAGAGTAGGGACAAATAATGGCTATGCTCTCACTCTGTAACTTATCAATGGATTCTCCGACCAATTTGGATCTTTTGGGCATTAAATCTTCTGTAGGCTTGAGCTTGTAGAAGATGATAGTTTCAACTTTTAAGATTAAACACGTGTGCAAGCTTGAAATCTGGTCCTAGATTTGTTAATTGTCCCACCTTGGTTGAACAAATAacctgggagttgtatatatgggcttggacaatTTTTCCTCCTTGatctagcttttggggttgagttagatccaagttctaatcttaacatggtatcataGTAGAAAGAGTTTTATGCTCCAAGGATAACATCTTGCTCCGATGCCATGTTAAAATTGCCTTGTGTCAAAGCTCAAACTCATGGGATGGGTGGTATAACCAATGACAGTCTTATATTTGAACATATAATTGAATTCTGATGCATTGAGTTGTTCCCTAACTAGCAGTTCTTTGGGAATGTGCAAGAGGTGTGGTGACCTGAAACTGATTGCCTGCTCCAGATGCAAAGGCTCTGGATTGATTAAACAAGGTGGGCTGTTCAGTTTGATTCCTGTTGTTGATCAGAATCCATCCATGGATGGAAAGTCGAGATTGTCTCGTTGCAGCAATTGTCTTGCCAAAGGGCATTTTTCCTGCCCAGAGTGCTCCAAGATTCCATCAAACCAAGCTTGAAAAGAACTAGTCCTTAAACTATAATCCTTCTAAAGTTTTGCATAGTACACATATGTTCTGTGTCTTTGTCATGTAATTCTTCAAGGAATCTTCCTTGTGTCTCAAGTCTCAACGAGGTTGGAGTGTGTATGTTGGCAAATCTATTGTTTGGTTTGGTATGGACAGAGAGAAAACTTCTTGAAATGGGGATTATGAATCATGGAATGTGTAATATTTTCTCCGTGTGTGtaaaacatatatttttaattaaagataatttaataaattatttttgaacaTATGTATTTTGCCAATATGAAACCCAAATTTGAAATTTGAGGGGATAGGTGTGATTAGTAAATTCTCTTCTTCAACGTTGTTTTTAACGTAATCAAGCCGTTAACGTAACATCTAATTGGATTGTGTTAATTTAAGTTTACGAAGTagatttttaaagaattttcaAAACATGTTTGGTCAATGTTAAAATTTATGTTAAAAGCATTTTGATTTAAGTTGGTGAAAAAGAGAATATGTTGCTCATCAACCGTGCTAACTTTTGTGTTTATCACTGAGTATCATTCGCTATTGGATGTGATG from Primulina tabacum isolate GXHZ01 chromosome 3, ASM2559414v2, whole genome shotgun sequence encodes:
- the LOC142538867 gene encoding large ribosomal subunit protein eL39x, which codes for MPSHKTFMIKKKLAKKQRQNRPIPYWIRMRTDNTIRYNAKRRHWRRTKLGF
- the LOC142539585 gene encoding uncharacterized protein LOC142539585 isoform X2 translates to MATVVPTSEEDPALSVVRFTAELSWGDAGPEVAEGQVSRLLAEAGECMVENRWLDLASLMLTSADVIFSKASEKDLECIYIVICNLVKKPDSLGRAHEMAELISTKLTQQPNNKPELRLKILFNLYNLLENPYSRFFVYMKALSLAVSGNTTEHVVPSFKKMDSFLREWNLGAKDQRVLFLTVSNILKETKSTARDSFKFLVKYLATFSGEDASTLNEAKQEAVRAIIEFVKAPDMFQSDLQDMPAVVQLEKDAKYSTVYQLLKIFVTQRLDAYLNFHATNPTLLTSYGLVHEDCVTKMRLLSLVDLSTDESGRVPYPLIKDTLKIEGNEVEPWVVKAITAKLMDCRIDQMNQVVIVSRYAERDFGHQQWKVLRSKLGAWRGHISNVITTIQANNITENGTQAVQGLAIR
- the LOC142539585 gene encoding uncharacterized protein LOC142539585 isoform X1, producing the protein MATVVPTSEEDPALSVVRFTAELSWGDAGPEVAEGQVSRLLAEAGECMVENRWLDLASLMLTSADVIFSKASEKDLECIYIVICNLVKKPDSLGRAHEMAELISTKLTQQPNNKPELRLKILFNLYNLLENPYSRFFVYMKALSLAVSGNTTEHVVPSFKKMDSFLREWNLGAKDQRVLFLTVSNILKETKSTARDSFKFLVKYLATFSGEDASTLNEAKQEAVRAIIEFVKAPDMFQSDLQDMPAVVQLEKDAKYSTVYQLLKIFVTQRLDAYLNFHATNPTLLTSYGLVHEDCVTKMRLLSLVDLSTDESGRVPYPLIKDTLKIEGNEVEPWVVKAITAKLMDCRIDQMNQVVIVRYVIYLLDVYDLNCYEKRLQVVLLYCSRYAERDFGHQQWKVLRSKLGAWRGHISNVITTIQANNITENGTQAVQGLAIR